Genomic segment of Vanacampus margaritifer isolate UIUO_Vmar chromosome 13, RoL_Vmar_1.0, whole genome shotgun sequence:
ATGAATTAGCTATACTACAATCTATACCCCTATGCCAATGGTctaatgtatgtacatatacaacATGTGTTTACAATTTCAGTCTAAAGTGTGTCAACACTATTTGGACATTTCATTAGGAACAGCCACATGCACTGGAATTGACAGTACAAGCATACCCAATagggccactttttttttttttttttttttactttgaaggtCTGTGTAATTTATTTAGAGTATAACTATATCTACTATAGTACTGTACTGAATCCATACTACTATTTATTTAATCGTATCCAACCCATTATTTCTATGCATGTATAGATTATTTGCACTATATTTATCATCCTTACTGTTGCTATCAATGCTCAATCTATACTGCAACCATCTAGTAAATACGTGTTATACTAATCTATACTATACTGAAGCAAcagcgtgcgcgcgcgcacacacacacaaaactaaaaatacatgttttacttcattaaaaatagatctattttatttattccaaaTAGTAGTGTGCAGTtcaaatatacataaatatgaaaacaaaatatccTATGCATTTCAGTTGTATATACAACTCTAGTGAATCGGTAATTTAATTTAGTGAAAGGTGTTGTAAAGAAAAGACGGAGAGAGCGAAATTATTCGTGCAACATTCCGTAATCCACCCGCAATCGGATCAATAATgcattgaatgtgtgtgcgagtgtgtgcgtgtgattaGTGCCTCAAACTGATTGAAGAACACACCTGACTGATGATTATTTCTTTCACCAACGGCCTGTCAGCATGCATGCagttaatataaatataaacgtGTGACCTTTGGGACTATgtgaacaaatatatatatatatatatatcaataaaaaaaaagataaatatttgattttgtgctttgaaaaaaaaataggcggTGGTCATATAGAgaaattaaactaaattaaattaattaaaaatactgtatttcaaaatataCAGGCAAATGGAAAATTACACTGAACCTAAAATATGGAAACAATTATTTTGCTCGTAATTATGTTCATGATGCTTCATGACTGTAAGAATGATCATTTGTGAAtaaacaaaaacgaaaacagGTCTTTTGCCAGTataaaatctgttttaaaattatatttgcttgcctttttttttttgcactataaatgttaggtgtgtgtgtatatatatatatatatatatatatatatatatatatatatatatatatatatatatatatatatatatatatatatatatatatatatatgtgatttAATTTCCCATGCATGCATAAAAAGCAAAGCAGAGGAAAGAAAAGACGCGAGCCCAATTCTCTCTGCCGATCGATCAACCTGCAGATGGGTCGATCTAGCACCGGGGCTATTGATCATGCGGGCTCCTCTATTGCCGGGCCTCGCTTTTCAAATGCAAATGCGCCTAAATAATAATCTATGGCAAAAACACTAATTCCTTAACAAACCGCAGCCAAACGCTCCACAAACAACGACAAAAGCGATTACAGGCCCCGCTCTCtcgcgcgctctctctctctctctttctctcgctctttttttgttttatatcaaaaataatataggctatacatatataaaaaataaattaaataaatcatgtgCCAAGTGAAGTATTAAAAGGACAGACGTGGGTATTGATTCAGCCTAGTTTGCCTGGTAAAAGTTCACATAAAACAAAGTCCGAGAAGCAGCCTGATTAGCGCATGCGCAAAAAATTAAGTAACgttattttccccaaaatttgtGCATGACACATAGGCGATACAGACCCgacataatttaaattaaatgtatgcACAAGCAAACAAgaagccagtgtgtgtgtgtgtgtgtgtacatgtgtgctTCTCTAGTGATCAATGGCACATGACTAAACACTGCTACTTAACTTTTGCCAATAGTAAATATACTTTAGAATACATTAGGCGTGATGCATCAGTCTCTCAAGAAGCCATGAAAAGATTAGCGTGTCCACATGGACGAGGAAATATAGACTTTACAGTGAAGCTATAGCCTGGTAAAACTAAATCATTATAATAGTCGCAAAATTAACTAAAACAGCAGAAATggaaaatacactgaataatcttactgctattaaaatattttacaaatattataCATTCCTATGTCGTTAAAGTTATTACtttggtatttttttcaatCACGAGTGTTGACATTAATATAATGCATAATctaataaataacttttttttttttttaatttagcccAGAGCGCATGTTTTACAGCGCTATCGAACCTTCAGAAATGCATCGATCGAAAAAGACTGCGGCAGGGTTCATCATTGATTATGTGATCAGCAAACGACAGCAGCGCTTTAAGATAACAACAAAATGCTCCGAAAGTCCCCAAAAAATAGACTGCAGGAGGCAAACAGCTTTAAGCTAAAAGCACAAATTATAGGCTATAGGACTAGAagtatataactttttttttaataaaaaaaaaaaaaacaagaacaagaaaACCGTCTCGAGCGCTCCGtgtcccaaaataaaaaatatgtaatacaGAAGACCTTTATGTATAGCCTGTAACACTTATCCAAGgtctatttaaataaataaataaaatattttaaggggaaaaaaaacatacatagaTGTTTACTTGTCATGTGCCAGTCAAAACTAAACCTAATTCTAAAAGATAGCTTAAATGAATGCCCATTCAAAACcagtgaataaaataaaaataaaaaaagattcaagGACTTAATCGAATTCACGTCATGTACGACgatgtgaataaaaaaatgaatactactactaataataataatgataataataataaggaagGCGAAAGGCCAGGTTCTAGTTTATGCAGTCGATGCATAGTACGAACAGTGCACgagtctttttgttgttgttgattgttttatatttagccTATATGGACCagaagtgtgtttttaataCAAACGCTTACTTTAAAACCACGAATTTACCAATTTACTAATGTATTTGCGTTTTTGTGGTAGGACCCTTTTGTCGCGTTTAGACTTCCGTATCCGACTACAACATCCAATAAGAGCAATTATAGCGTATGATACCCACATCCGGTTTCAAAGTGACAAACTTTGCATTCGGCTTTAATTTGTCCTTTATAGCGAGACTGTGCGGAATGAGAGTTTCCATCCATCAAGTTGCTCCGCGTGCGTGGCCGTGCAACGCGCGCGCCTCGGCCGGCTGGCTGAGCACAGATGAAGGATTTCGCTGCTGCGCGGGGCCTCGGTAATTCATTTTCGATAGCGGCGGTGCTTTGCCAGGATCAATAGAGGGACATTAACCCGGGCGGAcgctcttgttgttgttgtatccTGCATGGCGGTGGCGGCGGTGTTGGTGGTGGCACAAGCCAGAAGGTGCCATCAACATGTCCCTCCTCTCTTTTGGAGCGCCCGTGCAGGTTACAGATGGCTTTGACCTACACTGCTGCTAAACACCCTCAGACGTTATTCGAAGCGAGGCGTACATGATTAGCGATGCCAATTGCTTTGTTTGGGGCCATTTGGTTTTAACCACTAATGGCCTCATTATTTTTGCATAACATCGGCATACAGGCAACGCTCATTTGTATATAAGTGCCCACCACACCGAATGCACATATACAAGCTTCTGCACACAAAGCATAAGTCAACTTGAAAGTGTTTTGATTTTTAGCGGTAACTGCGGTACACAGTAAAGCAAAATGGTGGGCAACATATGGCCTGCGGGCAATTATATGGTCCAGCAAGATCATGTGATtccaaaacaaacataacatttcCACAAACGCTGGTAATAGTAATAAAAACTTTGtgattcacccccccccccccccccccaaacaaggGGTAAAAACTACCATAAAGACACTACACTATGCTACCTGgtcaaaaacaatccaattgGGGTCCATATGGGACCAACCTTCtgaacccaactttttgtgttttgtacaaaataatccaaattttAGGAGTCCGTTTGTACAAAACCACCCAattgtatgttgtttttttattagggggGTCATAAAGTAGTGtacaaattaacccaagtaatGCATTGGTCGCTCTTTGACCAAAATTgggctatttttgacccagctgtttttGGAGTGTCACTCTATAAATAACCCTAAGAGTGTCACttttaaaacagttgggtcaaaaaataacccaacgtggctaaaaaaaaaaaagcaactgacccaactttttgggctaCTCATTTAACCGAAAAACATGGGCTGTTTTGTTCAAAAccttcaaaaacgggttgttttGTGGACTAACCCAAAAAGTAAAGGTCAGTCCCTCTTTGACCATATTTGGGTTACCACTCGAGGTTATGGACACTGTTTATAGCTGTACTGTAGTTCAAAATATTTCTTTTATGACCAATATTTTCTAAGACTAAAAAGGACTTCTATTTCTTATTCAGGTTTGGGTCCAGCAGTTGGGCCTTTTTACGCCTACATGCCCGTTTAAagctgctgggtcaaaaatacccaattttttgggttgttttgtatacaACGAaaacaaagttgggtcaaatatacCCAAGTTAGTGAGtttgtccaatttttgacccaaattgggttgtttttgccCTGAAGTCAGCTGTGTTATCCATGCAGCCGCCACCAACCAAATATAAGAATGTTCACTCTAAAGACAGTTGGgtgaaaaataatctttttgggttaaaaacaaacaaaacaaagaccaaTCCAGTACTTGGGTTATTTAGACCCACTTGTTGTATTGTTTTGCATAAAACAATCCCCccaaaatgggttgttttgtactaaacattgaaaaaaatgtgtatgttttgcGCAGAATTTtcgatcaaattgacccaagtagccagttgatccctttttgacccaaattgggttatttttctgAGCCAGTTGTATTCAGAttattgcattaaattaaacaataaaaaataaaaaatttaaatggtgCCCACATTGAGCTCTTCAGCCCGCCCAAATCTAATCTTCCACCCAAttgctgggtcaaaaaaaattgattattgacTAGCAAACAGTCAAGGGTGTTCGCCTCGTCTCGCCAAAATCAGCTGAAATCTGCTCTAGCTCATCCGCGGCCATAGAAAAGTGCtatagaaaacggatggatgctTCTTTTTCCAATTGGCTGCAGAATGGTCCAAAATGGGGCCAGGACCCTAACGAAGACCAGGcaccatagaaaatggatggatggatatttttacCTAAATCTAGGATGGTCCTCAGAGGAGCTTCCCCACCATGTATGAAACCATATTAGAGTATATCGACAGGTGAGTGTTTCTCCCTCTAGACAAACAAATGCACTACTTACTACATTTAGAgccaactcattcactcagtGTGATCTCTCGCCTGGCACATGCGTAATCCATTTCCTCCGTCCCCATACGTGCTGCTGCATCTATACGAATAACCTCACctccttacacacacacacacacacacacttatggcACCGGGCTATATCGACACACCTCCTGATCTATACACGCTTTGTCAGTGATGGATCACGAACCTGGATTGACGTCAGCCAGCAGCAACTTTCATATACGTGGGAACCTCCGAAATGGAACACATTTGGTTCCGTGACTTTATTGGTTGACTTTCAGAGTTGTTTTGGAATAACAGAAAGAGAATTTTTCATTTCCTGGTTCAAACTGTGTTATGTATgctaatttaaaaagtaacatcAGCATTTGTATCATACAAGTGGAAGAATACAGAAACCGCTGTTTTATGAGATTGACAAAGTGTCATTTTTGTGTTACcagtcaatctaatctgccaaATTTGTATTCCCACCTCGGGCCAGAGTGCTGGACCTCAATGACGTCGGCATTTTCCCtccctctgattggttgattaGAACAAAAGTAGTTACAGTGAGCAATCTTAATAATCATCGTCTCTGCTGAGTAGatatatttgatttaaattcacattagataaatattgattcagatgtatgtactgtatgtatgttgCACATTTATATTGTATACTGTAATTGAAACGTGATAGTGGCGGTATTAAGGGGTAAATTAACGCTGCActccaaaaacagttgggtcaaaagtaaccgaattatggatcaaaaaaggactttgggtcaatttgaccaaattccctgggttgttttatacaaaatgacccaatttttggaccaaagtaaaggatctgatcaATATTCACGAGTTGAAAGACACATTTCtcgactcaaagttgggtcaaatcgacccaagtataggatcggtccatttattacccatagttgggttatttttgacccaactgtttttagagggtggtagagctgtcaaaattaatcgacaagtaatcgatgatcaaattaattaacaactattttaataaccgAGTAAtagttcattttttaatttaaaattgtccaaattctctgatttcagcagattacagtaattgttcactgctttctgtagtccttgatgAAGATGatttctgtttttactttggaaaacaatgacaaaactggtaacatagtacaacatcattccactttttttttaatcactacaAGAATATGAAGtttaaacaccaatcactggttaataaacagtaatcgggggggattttgtaatacactttaatgcaaaataaaattatatctGATTCTTCGAGTAATCGATTAAATAATCTATAGATtcatcaattctaaaaatatgatatagtgacagcactactctGGTAAGAACCCTCAGCCAGCCACCATCCAATTGAGTGTTTGCTGTGCTTACACTATATTGTGGTTAAAGGTCAGGCTTTGTGCGTTTAATGTGATGCATTAAGCGCCCATACACAAATCATCTTGCATGCATCTCGAAAATTCAATATTCACTTTTTAGCATAAATAAATGATGCGCCACGTTGGTGATTAAAGGCGTTGCAACAATAAATATCGAATGTTTAAAATTCACGTGGCCTTGGCGTTATTaatttttaacctttcacccgCAGAACACGTGGCACTCTCATTTTTATCACAAAACAACAAGGAAGAGTCCTCCTGTTATCCTCCTTAAATAAACGTTGCTCAAGagtgtaccttttttttctcgttttgtTTATCATCGCGGACAGAGTCGAATAATGCAATCTTCAAGGCTGGAGTTCGAGTTCCAGTACGCAACCCGACGGCGTGACGTCAAATCCATCCCCCTAGCGAGAGCGCGCGCGTTCGGGGATACGCCACAGGGGCGCGCACATGCGCACAGGCTGCCTGCGTGATGTGAGCGTCCACacagaaagagagggagagagagaggggtgaGAGAAGAGGAAAGCGAGCAGAGGTTGGCGCCACAAGGAGAGAGAGGACCATGCTGGATTGACTGCAGACAAGAAACCGCAATCAATGGCTGGGCTTTGAAATCGTTCGCAATTTATCGGCAAGgaaaggagaggagaggagtgAGACGAACGagagcgtgcgtgtgcgtgcgtgcgtccgtCCGTCCGAGCGGGGTGGAATTAAACAATCCCCCCCTCTTAATTTCCTCCCCCAAAGATGGAGCTTACAATGGAGAACATTGGCAACCTGCACGGCGTGGCTCACTCCCACCAAAGCGGGGACCTCATGAACTCCCCCCACCACGCGCGGCAGCAGTCGGCGGCGTCGCACCGGAACTTGGTGTCGTCCCACGGCCGCTCGGCCATGGTGTCCAGCATGGCCTCCATCCTGGAGGGCGCGGGCGACTACCGCTCCGACCACGCGCTCTCGGGGCCCTTGCACCCGGCCATGGGCATGTCGTGCGACTCGGGCGGGATGAGCCTGAGCAGCACCTACACCACCCTGACGCCGCTGCAGCACCTGCCGCCCATCTCCACCGTGTCGGAGAAGTTCCACCACCCGCACCCGCACgcgcaccaccaccaccacccggCGCACCAGCGGCTGGCGGCGGGCAACGTGAGCGGCAGCTTCACGCTCATGCGGGACGACCGCAGCCTGGCCTCCATGAGCAACCTGTACGGCCACTACCCCAAGGACATGTCCGGCATGGGCCAGTCGCTGTCCCCGCTCTCCAACGGCCTGGGGCCTTTGCACAGCTCGCAGCAGCCCCTCGGCGCATACGGCCCCGGAGCTCACCTCTCCAACGACAAGATGCTCTCCGCGGGGGGGTTCGACTCCCACGCCGCCATGCTGTCCAGGGGCGAGGAGCACCTGGCGCGGGGGCTCggcggccacggcgccggcctCATGACGTCCCTCAACGGCATCCACCACCACAGCCACCCGCACTCTCAGGCCAACGGCTCCATGCTGTCGGAGCGGGATCGGCAGACGGTGGTGGGGGGCGCGcaggggggcggctccggccagGTGGAGGAGATCAACACCAAGGAGGTGGCGCAGCGAATCACGGCCGAGCTCAAGCGCTACAGCATCCCGCAGGCCATCTTCGCCCAGAGGATCTTGTGCCGCTCGCAGGGCACCCTGTCCGACCTGCTGCGGAACCCTAAACCGTGGAGTAAACTCAAGTCGGGCCGCGAGACCTTCCGCAGGATGTGGAAGTGGCTGCAGGAGCCCGAATTCCAGCGGATGTCGGCGCTGAGGCTTGCAGGTGAGTGACGAGGCGGCACTTGGACACCGGCGGCTCCACAAACGGATCAATCGAAAGTCAATGTGGCGAGACTGTCGATGGCGGCTCAAACAGACATTACGGCGAGTTATTAGTCGATGCTATCGAGTAAAACTTGGTTGGGGAGTTCAATGTTGGCCTGTTGTTTGATTGATGCTGTAAACCGATTCATAATCAGGCGATATGAGCACTTAAATAACTTGATTCTCCAACTCCCCATCTTTGCAAACAAGGATAGCCTCGAAGAGATGAGAtgaggatgggggggggggggctgggagGGGGTGCGTGACCTCCCGTGGATCAATACTTCAGGTCCAAGCGTCCTCTTTCAGAGTGGCGCTCTGATAAATGATCGATTTGGATCAAGGCAGACAAAAACAGATGCGCGCATTCTCTTCAAAAACCGTTTGCAGGGAAACCCCCTCAAAACCTCCtccgttgttttttttgtggtatccGCAGCATTCTCGTCGATGAAGAGgacttaaataaaaacaatcgaGCTGGGCTTAAAAGCTCTCATCGACGCCTATTTGCTCTGTAAAAGGCCCCGTTAGACGTCAATCAGccccccttttttgtttttttttggtgcgtcGTATTTCAAGGCAACACTTCAATTAAGGCAGGCTATAGTGGCATATTTTAGTTCCAGTCGATGCCTTATTGAAAAGCACTTAATTGGCATGTAAATTGTTCCTcggcgcgttttttttttttcggccgGGGTTTCTGGTAAATAAAGATTTAAACGCCGCCCCGCAATTGTCTCTTTAAGTGCCACCGCAGTTAAAGCTAATTGGGCTGTGCGGGGTTTTATATCTTCAACACTCTGTATCGGGATAAAAGCAGCCGATATCCGTCGAGGGGGTGAAGAAGGTGTGCGTAAATCTATTACCTTGAacgaatgggggggggggggggggggggttaatgtgACGTTATTTAACAAAATGCATTGTGAACAACTTCGAGCCAAAATGGCGCTCACGGGGACAAAATGACAAATGGCCGACATGCAAATGCGCGGGAGAATTATTTTACTGATTGCATTTAAAATTACCATGATGTgtgtgggagagagagagaaaaatagagCAGAGGGgaaagggggcggggggaggggggcaccGTGCTGAAAGTGAGGCTCGCCTGGCCACATCAATCAATAACTTCAAATTACTATTCCAAATTCATCACAGTCGCACAAATCAATGCAAGCTGCCCTGCTTAGCTAATGCGAAAATGCCACTGtctgtacatacacacacacacactcacgcacgcacaaataGTGTGTGTGCAGACATGGCCCGTTTTAGGAGAACTGTGCTTGCCCTTCACGCCTTATGGGGCAAACACCCACAGGCTCCAATGCAGACCCTAATCAagttaaataaaatagtaaCATCTCAAATGAAggcctattttatttttattttttttaaatatgaataccATTTAGTTGTAAACAAGACACGACGGACATGGAGGAGACGTTTAAAGATGGCATGAAGGCTGAAAACAATTCGTCTTTTGCATCTGTGTAGAATTCCACACTCCATCTCAATGTATTTGGTGGGATCAATACAGGCCTGATCAATAAGGATAGCCAGTGCATCTATCAATTATCCCGCCTCAGCACTCTCTCCCATTGGTCTCTCCCCTGCAGGAGAATGAGAGGGGTGGATTGTGAgaaaggggtgggggtggggtagTAAAAAGacagctgttttgtttttttttaaagcaatttctCTGTTAGTGTTGTCagaatgtttcattttatttatatgtggcGTGGTTCCAAATATGCCTTTTTCTGTGTCTCATTTAACTTGGATTTTGGGGAAGTATCACCAGGATGGTCATTTATATTAAAAAGATGTTTGCAGATGGCGGCGTACGATGGCCTCCATTTGTTCTTTAGAGGTGGgtcaatattaaaaacaaataaaagcacatGTAACCCACAAATGCGcataatatttcatttgttcaGTCTTTGCATCCCTTTTTTTGTTAGATATACATTTAATATGGTTGGGAAATTTATAAGCAATTCCCTTggagttttgtttaaaaaaaaactgggttACAGGAGTCAACTTCCTAAATATTAAGCGCGGAATATTAAACATTTGTTCAAATAATGCATCAGTTGTTTCATACATTTAGTAATCTACAATTACCGTGACACTATAAATTAGGAAAGAACTGGGATTGCGGCATTAGTCAACTTCCTAAACTTTGGGCTAGGAACCAAAATTGGTTTCTTTAAGTTCTTTGGGAATTTTATAAAAGTCTACAGACCCCTGCTTATATGCAATCTTTgtgtggtataaaaaaaaaaaaaaaaaaaaagataaaacaaataatttcaaaccattaataagaaaaaaaaatatatatatatctgaggtggtaaattaaaataactgagaaaaacatgcagtttgcataagtgtgcacaccctcttaaaatTGAGATGCAACTGTGTTCAG
This window contains:
- the onecut3a gene encoding hepatocyte nuclear factor 6, encoding MELTMENIGNLHGVAHSHQSGDLMNSPHHARQQSAASHRNLVSSHGRSAMVSSMASILEGAGDYRSDHALSGPLHPAMGMSCDSGGMSLSSTYTTLTPLQHLPPISTVSEKFHHPHPHAHHHHHPAHQRLAAGNVSGSFTLMRDDRSLASMSNLYGHYPKDMSGMGQSLSPLSNGLGPLHSSQQPLGAYGPGAHLSNDKMLSAGGFDSHAAMLSRGEEHLARGLGGHGAGLMTSLNGIHHHSHPHSQANGSMLSERDRQTVVGGAQGGGSGQVEEINTKEVAQRITAELKRYSIPQAIFAQRILCRSQGTLSDLLRNPKPWSKLKSGRETFRRMWKWLQEPEFQRMSALRLAACKRKEQEQHKDRNTAPKKQRLVFTDLQRRTLIAIFKENKRPSKEMQITISQQLGLELSTVSNFFMNARRRCVDRWHDDHGTSPGQPGTSATTFSKA